Proteins from a single region of Streptococcus mitis:
- a CDS encoding siphovirus Gp157 family protein has translation MASLYELTGQFLAIYQMDIDDETKTDTLEAIDWQEQFEQKAEGYAHVIKNLEADVAMYKAEEDSFKAKKQAAQKKLDYVKDNIMTAMKVTGQTEVKSGALIIKVTKNPESIKVNEDDLPKKYFTKKVTLAPDKKTLKELLKSGKKVKGAELIRTEKLVIK, from the coding sequence ATGGCTAGTTTATATGAATTGACAGGTCAGTTTCTGGCAATTTACCAAATGGATATTGATGACGAAACAAAAACGGATACGCTTGAGGCGATCGATTGGCAAGAGCAATTCGAACAGAAAGCCGAAGGATATGCCCATGTTATCAAGAATCTAGAAGCAGACGTGGCCATGTACAAGGCTGAGGAAGATAGCTTCAAAGCAAAGAAACAGGCAGCGCAAAAAAAGCTGGATTATGTTAAAGACAACATTATGACAGCGATGAAGGTCACAGGTCAAACTGAGGTCAAGAGTGGTGCCCTGATTATAAAAGTTACTAAGAATCCAGAATCAATCAAGGTCAATGAAGACGATCTTCCGAAAAAATATTTTACAAAAAAAGTGACGCTTGCGCCGGACAAAAAAACACTCAAAGAGTTGCTTAAATCTGGCAAGAAAGTCAAAGGAGCTGAGCTCATTCGAACAGAAAAGTTGGTGATTAAGTAA
- a CDS encoding HNH endonuclease signature motif containing protein, which translates to MHEICPGRLTPEVTKLLNEKFGTNYNKTQIGGVRKRLGLLVGEAYQGKLLTKEQHDYLVSIQKNKISRDVANEMNQKFGLSLTEKQIKSYRRNNNLHSGLTGRFEKGQTPHNKGKKYPNRPPNSGYFKKGNRPPNYVPVGTINYTTDGYPKEKFGEPNQWVLKHRKVWEEHHGPIPKGYSIVFLDGDKTNYDISNLACLSKNEIARMNQNHLFTSNADLTKSGIGLTKLSNKIREVEKNG; encoded by the coding sequence ATGCATGAAATTTGCCCTGGTCGATTAACTCCTGAAGTAACTAAGTTACTGAATGAGAAATTTGGTACGAATTACAACAAGACTCAAATAGGCGGTGTGCGTAAACGTTTAGGCTTGCTTGTTGGTGAAGCTTATCAAGGTAAATTGCTGACTAAGGAGCAACACGACTACCTTGTGTCCATCCAAAAAAATAAGATTTCTCGTGATGTCGCAAATGAAATGAACCAAAAATTTGGCTTATCACTAACTGAGAAACAGATTAAGAGTTATCGGAGAAATAATAATCTACATAGTGGTTTGACGGGAAGATTCGAGAAAGGTCAGACTCCTCACAATAAGGGGAAGAAGTACCCGAATCGGCCACCCAATAGTGGTTACTTCAAAAAAGGTAATAGACCTCCCAATTATGTACCTGTCGGCACTATCAACTACACAACAGATGGCTATCCGAAAGAAAAGTTTGGAGAACCTAATCAATGGGTTTTGAAACATCGTAAAGTGTGGGAAGAACATCACGGGCCGATACCAAAAGGGTACTCAATCGTTTTTCTGGACGGCGATAAAACAAACTATGATATTTCAAATCTGGCATGTTTATCTAAGAACGAAATAGCTAGAATGAATCAAAATCATTTATTCACGTCCAACGCTGATTTAACTAAATCAGGTATTGGACTAACAAAACTATCAAACAAAATTAGAGAGGTAGAAAAAAATGGCTAG